The Cohnella abietis genome has a segment encoding these proteins:
- a CDS encoding DUF6881 domain-containing protein, which yields MEYLRCKWIHDLVNEPTIIILEIDENRFETRKIEIFRDGKFGIAAPNLEYMNTRLGEVPLPEMEEIARDEQFKVQIISSQEFNEIWRDKIQLFIRFLKD from the coding sequence TTGGAGTATTTGAGATGTAAATGGATTCATGATCTTGTGAATGAACCAACGATAATAATATTAGAGATTGATGAAAACCGATTCGAGACCCGAAAAATCGAAATTTTTAGGGACGGAAAATTTGGAATCGCAGCGCCTAATCTGGAGTATATGAATACCCGCTTAGGTGAAGTTCCTTTGCCTGAGATGGAGGAGATTGCGAGGGACGAGCAATTCAAAGTGCAAATTATTTCAAGTCAGGAGTTTAATGAAATATGGAGGGATAAAATACAATTATTTATTAGATTTCTTAAAGATTGA